In one window of Gemmatimonadota bacterium DNA:
- a CDS encoding sulfatase-like hydrolase/transferase encodes MAKTRRRRKKRPNILLLGVDSLLADHMSCYGYHRRTTPHIDRFAEGGALFEKTYSAHIPTTSAYASMLTGLDAFGTQVVALRHKGGLREDVQTLPEILREQGYATTSVGFAGNPSSRGFDKYLEYPSWGSWNEGRSPKAQNLNDVAIPELDRLAKRRGPFFLFLRHMDPHAPYLPPEPYERMFYHGNECDPENRSMDPVMAFKPFCDFFASWMPPGITDKDYVIAQYDGAVAYMDACIQTIFNALEAHGIMDETIVILNGDHGETLYDHECWFDHHGLYDVTLHVPLIIRYPGRIPAGSRIAGYNQHKDLVPTIMDLAELDTEIDFDGDSLMSLVDGTKSSFDSEFYITECTWMRKQGWRTPQWKLMVALEPDFHFKPQVELYNLVEDPDENHNVAEELPEVVDLLKRRMNGWIRKRVRETGTPNPMLTQGDWHGHEGIGAFKTSQQAYDTMHIGDPDQAASLQARSR; translated from the coding sequence ATGGCCAAGACCCGCAGGCGACGCAAGAAGCGTCCCAATATCTTACTGTTGGGCGTGGATTCCCTTCTGGCCGATCACATGAGCTGTTACGGCTATCATCGACGGACCACGCCCCACATCGACCGGTTCGCCGAGGGCGGCGCGCTTTTCGAGAAGACGTACAGCGCCCATATCCCCACGACCAGCGCCTACGCGTCCATGCTGACCGGACTGGACGCCTTCGGCACCCAGGTCGTAGCCCTGCGGCACAAGGGCGGACTGCGGGAGGACGTGCAGACGCTGCCCGAGATCCTGCGGGAGCAGGGATACGCGACTACCAGCGTGGGTTTTGCCGGGAACCCGTCGTCCCGTGGCTTCGACAAGTACCTAGAGTATCCGAGCTGGGGCAGCTGGAACGAGGGGCGCAGTCCAAAGGCGCAGAATCTGAACGACGTAGCGATCCCGGAGCTGGACCGGCTCGCCAAAAGACGCGGACCGTTCTTCCTCTTTCTCCGCCACATGGACCCTCACGCGCCGTACCTGCCGCCGGAGCCCTACGAGCGTATGTTCTATCACGGAAACGAGTGCGACCCGGAGAACCGATCCATGGATCCGGTCATGGCGTTCAAGCCGTTCTGTGATTTCTTCGCATCGTGGATGCCGCCGGGCATCACCGACAAGGATTATGTGATCGCCCAGTACGACGGCGCCGTGGCGTACATGGACGCCTGCATCCAGACGATCTTCAACGCGCTCGAGGCCCATGGCATCATGGACGAGACGATCGTGATCCTCAACGGCGACCACGGCGAGACGCTCTACGACCACGAATGCTGGTTCGATCACCACGGTCTCTACGACGTGACGCTCCACGTCCCGCTCATCATTCGTTATCCGGGCAGAATCCCCGCGGGAAGCCGTATCGCCGGATACAACCAGCACAAGGACCTCGTCCCCACCATTATGGATCTGGCCGAACTAGACACGGAGATCGATTTCGACGGGGACAGCCTGATGTCGCTGGTCGACGGCACGAAATCCTCCTTCGACAGCGAGTTCTACATCACGGAGTGCACGTGGATGCGGAAGCAAGGCTGGCGCACGCCGCAGTGGAAACTGATGGTGGCCCTGGAGCCGGACTTCCACTTCAAGCCCCAGGTCGAGCTGTACAACCTCGTGGAGGATCCGGACGAGAACCACAACGTGGCCGAGGAACTGCCGGAGGTGGTTGACCTGCTCAAGCGGCGGATGAACGGCTGGATCCGGAAGCGCGTGCGGGAGACCGGAACGCCCAATCCCATGCTCACCCAGGGAGACTGGCACGGGCACGAGGGAATCGGCGCATTCAAGACATCGCAGCAGGCCTACGACACGATGCACATCGGCGACCCCGACCAGGCCGCCAGCCTGCAGGCGCGCAGCAGGTGA